The following are from one region of the Halodesulfurarchaeum sp. HSR-GB genome:
- a CDS encoding DUF5817 domain-containing protein — protein sequence MYAVVGCSNCQALWIVADRPETTTCPRCGARHQFDRLKKFTTTEDREAAREVRSAMLASAQDRAEAYEKLDSVSEMAAAIESAGVDDREYLEGQGLDPDRVAAAATEDDTGSMSRRDRVLAALDALDEPTEAAIVEYASEHGVPPDAVREILEKLARQGLVVRGAAGFRRL from the coding sequence ATGTACGCCGTGGTGGGTTGCTCGAACTGTCAGGCACTCTGGATCGTCGCGGACCGGCCCGAGACGACCACGTGCCCGCGCTGTGGGGCCCGCCACCAGTTCGACCGGCTCAAGAAGTTCACCACGACCGAGGACCGCGAGGCGGCCCGGGAGGTTCGCTCGGCGATGCTCGCGAGCGCCCAGGACCGGGCGGAAGCCTACGAGAAACTGGACTCCGTGAGCGAGATGGCCGCGGCGATCGAATCTGCGGGGGTCGACGACCGCGAGTACCTCGAGGGGCAGGGCCTGGACCCGGATCGGGTCGCCGCGGCCGCCACCGAAGACGACACCGGCTCGATGAGTCGTCGTGACCGCGTGCTGGCGGCCCTGGACGCCCTCGATGAACCGACCGAGGCAGCGATCGTGGAGTACGCGAGCGAGCACGGGGTGCCGCCAGATGCCGTCCGCGAGATCCTGGAGAAACTCGCCCGCCAGGGGCTGGTGGTCCGGGGTGCCGCTGGCTTTCGCCGACTCTGA